Genomic DNA from Terriglobus sp. RCC_193:
TCTTCCCATGCCGACAGGTAGAAGCTGAACGGCTCGGTCTCAAGAACGCGCTTGCCATCCTTTGCAAGCTGCTGCTTGAGAGCGCGCGCCTCGTTGATCTCAATGGGATCACCCTGGCGGAAGCCGCTCTCACCAGCATTGGTGACAGCAACATAATCGACCACCTGGCCGTCCTTGACCTTGCGGTAAGGCGACTCGATGAAGCCGTACTCGTTGATGCGCGCAAAGCAGCTCAGCGACGAGATCAGACCGATGTTCGGGCCTTCCGGCGTTTCGATCGGGCAGATACGGCCGTAGTGCGTCGGATGCACGTCGCGGACTTCGAAGCCTGCACGTTCACGCGACAGACCACCCGGTCCAAGGGCCGACAGGCGGCGCTTGTGCGTGATTTCGCTCAGCGGGTTCGTCTGATCCATGAACTGCGAGAGCTGCGACGATCCGAAGAACTCGCGGATCGCAGCCATCACCGGCTTGGCGTTGATGAGATCGTGCGGCATCGCCGTCGACATCTCCTGGTACACGCTCATCTTTTCCTTGATGGCGCGTTCCATACGCACAAGACCGATACGGAACTGGTTCTCCATCAGCTCACCCACCGCGCGAACGCGACGGTTGCCGAGATGATCGATGTCATCCACAAGGCCGATGTTCTTACGCAGCTTCAGCAGGTAACGGATGGTGCCGTAGAAATCTTCCGGCGTCAGCGTACGCTTGTCGAGATTCGTTGCGTCCTGGTTCTCGTACAGCTTGATGTTGAACTTCAGACGGCCCACGCGCGAGAAGTCATACTTGCGCGGATCGAAGAACATGCCTTCGAACAGGGCAGTCGCGGTGTCCAGCGTCGGCGGATCGCCCGGACGCAGCTTGCGGTAGATCTCGATGAGAGCTTCTTCCGGCTTGCGCACCGAGTCACGCTTCAGCGTGTTTGTGATGATGTTGCCAACGTCGTCCTTCTCCGGGAAGAAGACTTCAAAGCTGGTAGCGCCACTCTGCAGTGTCTTGTGCAGCTTGTCCGCGCCAGCTTCCTGGTTGGCCTCATACAGCAACTCACCCGTGGTCAGATCGACCACATCGGCCGCGAAGATCGAGCCATCAAAGTCGCTCTGGGCAACTTCAATTTCCGTGACGCCGCCCGCGCGCAGCTTGTTCAGCAGCGCGGTGCTGATCTTGCGGCCAGCAGCGACGATTTCCGTGCCGTCCGTGCCGTTGATCGCATTTGCAGGCTTCACGCCAACGATATTGGTTGCGCCTTCAGCAGGGATCTGCCAGAACAGCTTGCCATCGCGAATCTGGATGGTATCTGCGGTGTAGAACGTCTTGAGGATCGCCTCGTCCGTACGCAGGCCGAGCGCGCGCAGGAAGATGGTTCCCAGGAACTTGCGCTTACGGTCGATGCGGACGTACAGGATGTTCTTCTGGTCGTACTCGAACTCGACCCAGCTTCCGCGATAAGGGATGATCTTGCCCAGGAAGTAGGTGCGGTTGTTCGCCGTCTCAAAGAAGACGCCGGGCGAACGGTGCAACTGCGATACGATGACACGCTCGGTGCCGTTCACGATGAACGTACCGTTGGCCGACATCAAAGGGATGTCGCCAAAGAAGACTTCCTGCTCCTTCATGTCGCGCAGGGTCTTCACGCCCGTCTCCGGGTCCTTGTCGTAAATCTTCAGGCGGATGGTGACCTTCAGCGGAGCACTGTAGGTCATACCACGCTCTTCACACTCTGCCTGGTCATACTTCAACTGCAGACCCACCGGGTCACCGCACTTGGTGCAGAAGTCCGGCGTGTTCTTGTTGTACGTGCCGCAATAGTGGCAGAGCACATCGCCCGGGTGGAAGGGGTCCGTGATGACCATGTGGCCGCAGGTGGTGCAGGCCGTGCGCAGGTGGTTCAGACCTTTCAGGTAGCCGCACTTGCACTCCCAGTTGCCGATGGAGTAATCGACAAACTCCAACTCCGACACGTTGCGGAAGTCGGTGATTGGGAACACAGAAGTGAAGACCGACTGCAGACCATTATCCTCGCGCTCCTGGGGGAGCTTATCCATCTGGAGGAAGCGCTCATAGCTGCGACGCTGGACCTCGATCAGATTCGGGATCTGGATTGCGGTTGGGATCTTGGAAAAGTCGAGACGGCTGCGGAGTGCGCGCGTTTCGGTGTTGCTTGCCATACGTTGTAGACTCCCCTTGTTCGTGCCGAGGCCTCCCTGCCGATTTCCACCGCATCCGATGCGGTAGAGTTTCGATTGAGAGCCGAAACATAGCCGTGTGGGCGGCTGTTTCGTGGGTGGTGTGCGCTTAAAGTTCCTGCGGAGGCTCTGCCCCGGTGCGAGTTCCGCGCGCAATTGAGATGGGCTTGATGCCCGTTTGGGTAATACGAAGCTTGTCTTTCAGTTACTGCTGATTTCCTGCCATTACAGTGCTACGCCGGTGTGCGCGGTCTGCTCGGAGGTTTCTCCGGAAACGCGAAATGGCTCACAGGGACAGGAAAGCCCGTGAGCGCAAGATCCGACTTTTGCACCAGTTCAAATTTGCTAAAAATAACTGCCGCCCTTGTTACCTTCTCGCTGCCTGGCGGGGCAGGAGACTTGAGGCGTTGACTGCACGATAAACCTCCGCCGCCTGAGGTATACCGCGACCGGTTCTGGCTTGAACCGGAGAAGGTCCGAATGTCGTTTTGAGGCCGACCGTCGCGCCGTTACGCAGTCCTACGCAGGGCGGTCTTCTTCCAAACGAAAGAATACTGCTTTCGTGAATAGAAAGCAAATCGTATACACGGCAAAGGGCTCCCGGCGCGAACGCCGGGAGCCGCATTGGCCGGAACTACTTGATTTCGACAGTTGCGATGCCGTCAAACTTCTTGGCGATCGCTGCTGCGTCATCCTTGGAAATGTTCTCCTTCAGGGGCTTAGGAGCACCGTCAACCAGGTCCTTTGCTTCCTTCAGGCCAAGAGCGGTCACTTCACGGACAGCCTTGATGGTGTTGATCTTGTTCGCGCCGGCATCCTTCAGGATAACGGTGAACTCGGTCTTCTCTTCTGCTGCCGGAGCGGCTGCGCCGCCGCCTGCTGCAGGAGCAACTGCCACAGCTGCTGCTGCTGCCGAAACGCCGAGGCGCTCTTCAAGCTTCTTCACGAGCTCAGCTGCTTCGAGCAGGCTCAGGCTAACGATTGCGTCTTCCAACTGCTGGATGTCTGCCATGATGTTTTTCCTTTTAATTCAATCTGGATACTGCTGATTACGTCCCCGGAATCCAATTGCTATTCCGGCTGCCCTTCCCGTATTCAAGGTTTCCGATGCGCCCAGACTTGCGCCCCTTGAAACAGTCACGACAAAACTTGTTGCGAACCCGGCGATACCCTGCCGGGCCAAACTTTTATCCCTCTGCGG
This window encodes:
- the rplL gene encoding 50S ribosomal protein L7/L12, translating into MADIQQLEDAIVSLSLLEAAELVKKLEERLGVSAAAAAVAVAPAAGGGAAAPAAEEKTEFTVILKDAGANKINTIKAVREVTALGLKEAKDLVDGAPKPLKENISKDDAAAIAKKFDGIATVEIK